One Paraburkholderia aromaticivorans genomic region harbors:
- a CDS encoding transposase has protein sequence MFFDELSNDEWALLAALVSDEPAVRLNRRGRPRAEPRIVANAVLWILTTGEPWSKLPGRYPSGPTCRRRFEEWQLNGTLLEMVRLLSQTGRTFAYVPQPAPPVAAKPAAPAAETSSVRDEHLRGVSWRSPESWQAPGGMSNSLSSWRSADPIADITRQLSGAANVPPVSRAPAAPVAAPARHIVRAGLPRPDEARAVDAAMHALDFAIASARGTSAPDDRRSPLSMSLAPRGTEIADRRGYVIYVSAEQVPNAMYRAWTEIMKDGKRVERSGLVGPRFAQAEVAEQYALDWARQWIDRECLTLAAAAQASVHVSANPAPVAARPLPVLRHVPEPVAANHGAPLHGPLNALRGPLRRYPGEPAAATAATESSASDRYPSYTELISHAG, from the coding sequence ATGTTTTTCGATGAGCTAAGCAATGACGAATGGGCGCTGCTGGCAGCGCTTGTTTCAGATGAGCCAGCCGTCCGTCTAAACCGACGCGGCCGGCCCCGCGCCGAACCGCGCATCGTGGCGAATGCCGTCCTGTGGATTCTGACAACCGGTGAACCCTGGTCGAAACTGCCGGGGCGCTATCCGTCGGGTCCGACTTGCCGGCGCCGTTTTGAAGAATGGCAGTTGAACGGCACGCTCCTTGAGATGGTTCGGCTGTTATCGCAAACCGGGCGCACCTTTGCGTACGTCCCCCAACCGGCGCCGCCCGTCGCGGCCAAACCCGCGGCACCGGCAGCGGAAACTTCCAGCGTGCGCGACGAGCATCTGCGTGGCGTGTCCTGGAGAAGCCCCGAGTCGTGGCAAGCGCCCGGCGGTATGTCGAACAGCCTGAGCAGCTGGCGTTCGGCCGATCCGATCGCCGACATCACGCGTCAGTTGTCCGGCGCCGCAAATGTGCCGCCGGTGTCTCGTGCGCCAGCGGCACCCGTTGCAGCGCCCGCACGGCATATCGTGCGGGCCGGTCTGCCGCGTCCGGACGAAGCGCGCGCGGTGGATGCGGCCATGCATGCTTTGGATTTCGCCATCGCGTCGGCGCGCGGCACATCTGCGCCCGACGATCGGCGCAGCCCGCTGTCGATGAGCCTCGCGCCACGCGGCACGGAAATCGCCGACCGGCGCGGCTACGTGATTTACGTCTCGGCTGAGCAGGTGCCGAACGCCATGTATCGCGCGTGGACGGAAATCATGAAGGACGGCAAACGCGTCGAGCGTTCCGGACTCGTCGGCCCGCGCTTCGCGCAAGCCGAGGTGGCGGAGCAATACGCGCTCGATTGGGCGCGGCAATGGATCGACCGCGAGTGCCTCACGTTGGCGGCAGCGGCGCAAGCATCGGTTCATGTTTCAGCGAACCCGGCGCCCGTCGCAGCGCGTCCGTTGCCTGTCTTGCGCCATGTGCCCGAGCCGGTCGCGGCCAATCACGGCGCGCCTTTGCATGGACCGCTCAACGCGCTCCGTGGTCCGTTGCGCCGTTATCCCGGCGAACCGGCCGCTGCCACCGCGGCGACCGAGAGCAGTGCATCCGATCGTTATCCGTCGTACACAGAACTCATCTCCCACGCGGGGTGA
- a CDS encoding mannose-1-phosphate guanylyltransferase/mannose-6-phosphate isomerase has translation MTAAVTATPADTRSTQVKSLNVKLKVHPVILAGGSGTRLWPMSREQHPKQLIGLLGDDSLLQSTTRRLEGLEAGYPLTEQLVVVANEEQRFTTAEQLRTSGKPTRLILEPVGRDTAPALTVAALSVAAQDEDGIMVVMPADHAVTDIDGFHAAVAAGVHHAAAGHIVTMGIVPTRAETGYGYIRIGAALGTTNHTQEADAEVTGKVGAHKLDRFVEKPHLELAQRYIESKEYWWNSGIFIMRASTWLKAIRHFQPAIYEACDAAFAGGKADGDFFRLQRDAFSASPSNSIDYAVMEQLSNDQSAASGVVVPLQAGWSDVGSWDAIWDISDKDADQNVGRGRVMFEGASSTFAHSEGRLIACVGTQDLVVVETADAILVADKSRVQDVKKIVGRIRNDGGLEAANHRKVHRPWGNYDSVDTGERFQVKRIVVKPGARLSLQMHHHRAEHWIVVRGTALVTRGEERFIVSENESAYIPLGVTHRLENPGKMPLEMIEVQSGSYLGEDDIVRFDDTYGRQ, from the coding sequence ATGACAGCTGCGGTTACGGCCACGCCCGCCGACACCCGGTCCACGCAAGTCAAGTCCCTGAACGTCAAGCTCAAGGTTCATCCCGTGATTCTGGCGGGCGGCTCCGGCACACGGTTGTGGCCGATGTCGCGCGAACAGCACCCGAAGCAGCTGATCGGCCTGCTCGGCGACGATTCACTGCTGCAATCCACCACCCGCCGTCTCGAGGGACTCGAGGCCGGCTATCCGCTCACCGAGCAACTCGTCGTGGTGGCCAATGAAGAACAGCGCTTCACCACGGCGGAGCAATTGCGCACGAGCGGCAAGCCCACCCGGCTGATTCTTGAACCCGTCGGCCGCGACACGGCGCCGGCACTCACCGTCGCCGCACTCTCGGTCGCCGCGCAGGACGAAGACGGCATCATGGTCGTGATGCCCGCCGATCACGCGGTCACCGACATCGACGGATTTCATGCGGCCGTGGCCGCCGGCGTACACCATGCAGCGGCCGGCCATATCGTCACGATGGGCATTGTGCCGACGCGTGCGGAAACGGGCTACGGCTATATCCGCATCGGCGCGGCGCTTGGCACGACTAATCACACGCAAGAGGCCGACGCGGAAGTGACCGGCAAGGTCGGCGCGCACAAGCTCGATCGTTTCGTCGAGAAGCCGCATCTGGAGTTGGCGCAGCGTTATATCGAATCGAAGGAGTACTGGTGGAATAGCGGCATCTTCATCATGCGCGCGTCCACCTGGCTGAAGGCAATCCGCCATTTCCAGCCGGCCATTTACGAAGCCTGCGATGCGGCCTTCGCGGGCGGCAAGGCGGACGGCGACTTCTTCCGTTTGCAACGCGACGCCTTTAGCGCCTCGCCGTCGAATTCGATCGACTACGCGGTGATGGAGCAGCTCAGCAATGATCAAAGCGCGGCCTCGGGTGTGGTCGTGCCGTTGCAGGCAGGCTGGTCCGACGTCGGTTCGTGGGACGCGATCTGGGATATCTCGGATAAGGACGCCGATCAGAACGTGGGGCGCGGCCGCGTGATGTTCGAAGGCGCGTCCTCGACCTTCGCGCATTCGGAAGGACGCCTGATTGCCTGCGTTGGCACGCAGGATCTCGTGGTGGTGGAAACGGCCGATGCCATTCTGGTCGCCGACAAATCGCGCGTGCAGGACGTCAAGAAGATCGTGGGCCGGATTCGCAACGACGGCGGGCTGGAAGCGGCCAACCATCGCAAGGTGCATCGCCCGTGGGGCAACTACGATTCCGTCGATACCGGCGAGCGTTTCCAGGTCAAACGGATCGTGGTGAAACCGGGTGCGCGGCTCTCGCTGCAAATGCATCATCACCGCGCCGAACATTGGATCGTCGTGCGCGGCACGGCGCTCGTCACGCGCGGTGAAGAGCGCTTTATCGTCTCCGAAAACGAATCGGCCTATATTCCGCTGGGTGTCACCCACCGTCTCGAGAACCCGGGCAAGATGCCGCTCGAAATGATCGAGGTCCAGTCCGGTTCGTATCTCGGCGAAGACGATATCGTGCGCTTCGACGACACCTACGGACGCCAGTAA
- a CDS encoding undecaprenyl-phosphate glucose phosphotransferase — MLSVLSRIIDIAMVALGAAIAAAVHSGKVVWLDDMQSVSLAFDCLLVVVFFPALGIYQSWRGKPLYDMLSRVAGGWLLVEVTGVLISFSLHRSDSLSRLWLVYWAMATIVLLIVTKVIVYSILRGLRREGFNQRAVAIVGGAPYGRFLIQQMRSRPDAGFSPVVVFDEDSSTNPYEDPDAGEAIEGVPVERDYQRMLQLVRQRAIRELWLALPISKEKAIHRFVMDLRNDFVNIRFIPDVRSLTLFNQPMVDLLGVPAINLAASPITDLRVLPKRVFDRLFALAALTALAPVMLVIAAAVKLNSPGPVFFRQKRKGIDGNQFEIYKFRSMKMHKEEHGKITQATRRDPRITAVGAFLRRTSLDELPQFINVLRGEMSVVGPRPHALEHDDIYKDLVKGYMHRYRIKPGITGWAQINGYRGETDRIEKMMGRVKLDLYYMQHWTFWLDIKIVVLTLWKGFVGSNAY, encoded by the coding sequence ATGCTGAGCGTTCTATCGAGAATCATCGACATCGCCATGGTCGCGCTCGGCGCCGCCATCGCGGCGGCCGTGCACAGCGGGAAAGTCGTGTGGCTGGACGATATGCAAAGCGTCTCGCTCGCGTTCGACTGCCTGCTGGTGGTGGTGTTTTTCCCCGCGCTCGGGATCTATCAGTCGTGGCGCGGCAAGCCGCTGTACGACATGCTGAGCCGTGTGGCGGGCGGCTGGCTGCTGGTGGAAGTCACTGGGGTGCTGATCAGCTTCAGCCTGCACCGCTCGGACAGCCTGTCGCGGCTGTGGCTCGTCTATTGGGCGATGGCTACGATCGTGCTGCTGATCGTTACCAAGGTGATCGTCTATTCGATTCTGCGCGGACTGCGCCGCGAAGGCTTCAATCAGCGCGCGGTGGCGATCGTCGGCGGCGCGCCGTATGGGCGCTTTCTGATCCAGCAGATGCGCAGCCGTCCTGACGCGGGCTTCTCGCCGGTCGTGGTGTTCGATGAAGACAGCTCGACCAATCCCTATGAAGACCCGGACGCCGGCGAGGCGATCGAAGGCGTGCCGGTCGAGCGCGACTACCAGCGCATGCTGCAGCTCGTGCGCCAGCGCGCGATCCGCGAACTGTGGCTGGCGCTGCCGATTTCGAAGGAGAAAGCGATTCATCGCTTCGTGATGGATCTGCGTAACGACTTCGTGAACATCCGCTTCATTCCGGACGTGCGCAGCCTCACGCTTTTCAATCAGCCGATGGTCGATCTGCTCGGCGTGCCGGCGATCAACCTCGCCGCCTCGCCGATCACCGATCTGCGCGTGCTGCCCAAGCGCGTGTTCGACCGCCTGTTCGCGCTGGCCGCGTTGACCGCGCTCGCGCCGGTCATGCTGGTGATCGCCGCCGCGGTGAAGCTGAACTCGCCGGGCCCTGTGTTCTTCCGGCAGAAGCGCAAGGGCATCGACGGCAATCAGTTCGAGATCTACAAGTTCCGCTCGATGAAGATGCACAAGGAAGAGCACGGCAAGATCACCCAGGCCACGCGGCGCGATCCGCGCATCACGGCGGTCGGCGCGTTCCTGCGGCGCACCAGTCTCGACGAGCTGCCGCAGTTCATCAACGTGCTGCGCGGCGAGATGTCGGTGGTCGGTCCGCGTCCGCATGCGCTCGAACACGACGACATCTACAAGGATCTGGTGAAGGGCTACATGCACCGCTACCGGATCAAGCCGGGCATCACCGGGTGGGCGCAGATCAACGGCTATCGCGGCGAAACCGACCGCATCGAAAAGATGATGGGCCGCGTCAAGCTCGATCTGTACTACATGCAGCACTGGACCTTCTGGCTCGACATCAAGATCGTCGTGCTGACGCTGTGGAAAGGTTTCGTGGGCAGCAACGCCTATTGA
- a CDS encoding UDP-glucose dehydrogenase family protein codes for MNLTIIGSGYVGLVTGACLADIGHDVFCLDVDQRKIDVLNNGGVPIHEPGLQEIIARNRKAGRLKFSTDVEAAVAHGDIQFVAVGTPSDEDGSADLQYVLAAARNIGRHMTGFKVIVDKSTVPVGTASRVREVIAAELAERNATHMFSVVSNPEFLKEGAAVEDFTRPDRIVLGCDEDVPGEKARDLMKRLYAPFNRNRERTLYMDVRSAEFTKYAANAMLATRISYMNELANLADRVGADIEAVRRGIGSDPRIGYDFLYAGCGYGGSCFPKDVQALIRTAADHKANLRILEAVEAVNDTQKKVLAHKIVSRLGEDLSDRTFGVWGLAFKPNTDDMREAPSRPLIAELLRRGARVKAYDPVAIDESKRVFALDLKDVPQQHARLEFVKEEMDAAEGADALVILTEWKVFKSPDFDSLKRILKTPLIFDGRNLYEPDALLELGIEYHAIGRQHALRIAPAKVGTSGLPHAQVQTADAAEAGR; via the coding sequence ATGAACCTGACGATCATCGGTAGTGGCTACGTAGGCCTCGTGACGGGCGCTTGTCTGGCTGACATCGGCCACGATGTGTTCTGTCTCGACGTCGATCAGCGCAAGATCGACGTGCTCAACAACGGCGGCGTGCCGATCCATGAACCGGGTCTGCAGGAGATCATCGCGCGCAATCGCAAGGCCGGTCGCCTGAAGTTCTCGACCGACGTCGAAGCCGCCGTCGCGCATGGCGATATCCAGTTCGTCGCGGTCGGCACGCCGTCCGACGAGGACGGTTCCGCCGACCTGCAATACGTGCTCGCCGCCGCGCGCAATATCGGCCGCCATATGACCGGCTTCAAGGTGATCGTCGACAAATCGACGGTGCCGGTCGGCACGGCCTCGCGCGTGCGCGAAGTGATCGCCGCCGAACTCGCCGAACGTAACGCCACGCACATGTTCTCGGTGGTATCGAATCCCGAGTTCCTGAAAGAAGGCGCCGCGGTGGAAGACTTCACGCGGCCCGATCGCATCGTGCTCGGTTGCGACGAGGACGTGCCGGGCGAGAAAGCGCGCGACCTGATGAAACGCCTCTACGCGCCGTTCAACCGCAATCGCGAACGTACGCTGTACATGGACGTGCGCTCGGCCGAATTCACCAAGTACGCGGCCAACGCGATGCTCGCCACGCGCATTTCGTACATGAACGAGCTCGCGAATCTGGCCGATCGCGTCGGCGCGGATATCGAGGCCGTGCGTCGTGGCATCGGTTCCGATCCGCGCATCGGCTACGACTTCCTGTACGCCGGTTGCGGCTACGGCGGTTCGTGCTTTCCGAAGGACGTGCAGGCGCTGATCCGCACGGCGGCCGACCACAAGGCGAATCTACGCATTCTCGAAGCGGTCGAAGCGGTCAACGACACGCAGAAGAAAGTGCTCGCGCACAAGATCGTCTCGCGTCTGGGCGAAGACCTGTCGGACCGTACCTTCGGCGTGTGGGGCCTCGCCTTCAAGCCGAACACCGACGACATGCGCGAAGCGCCGAGCCGTCCGCTGATCGCCGAACTGCTGCGCCGCGGCGCACGCGTGAAAGCATACGACCCGGTCGCGATCGACGAATCGAAGCGCGTGTTCGCGCTGGATCTGAAGGACGTGCCGCAGCAACACGCGCGCCTCGAATTCGTGAAGGAAGAGATGGACGCCGCCGAAGGCGCCGACGCGCTGGTGATCCTCACCGAGTGGAAGGTGTTCAAGAGCCCGGACTTCGATTCGCTCAAGCGGATCCTCAAGACGCCGCTGATTTTCGACGGCCGCAACCTGTACGAACCGGACGCGCTGCTCGAACTCGGTATCGAGTATCACGCGATCGGCCGTCAGCACGCGCTGCGCATCGCGCCGGCGAAGGTCGGCACGAGTGGCTTGCCGCACGCGCAAGTGCAAACGGCGGACGCGGCCGAAGCCGGCCGCTGA
- a CDS encoding low molecular weight phosphotyrosine protein phosphatase — protein MFANVLIVCHANVCRSPAAEMLFKARQRAASRSQAAPIAFHSAGLRAMNGHAMDPVMQRLLAEQGVASGIHYSRRLDKQLVRKADLVLVTERAQVSDVEALDPASRGKVYPLGKWEADFDVADPHGGAETAYRESLVLIEHLVMGWLKKIC, from the coding sequence ATGTTCGCCAACGTTCTGATCGTCTGCCACGCAAATGTCTGCCGTTCGCCCGCCGCCGAAATGCTGTTCAAGGCCCGGCAACGCGCGGCGTCGCGTTCGCAGGCGGCGCCGATCGCGTTTCATTCGGCGGGCTTGCGGGCGATGAACGGCCACGCCATGGACCCGGTCATGCAACGCCTGCTCGCGGAGCAGGGCGTTGCCTCGGGCATCCACTACTCGCGGCGTCTCGACAAGCAGCTCGTACGCAAGGCCGATCTGGTGCTGGTCACCGAGCGCGCGCAGGTGAGCGACGTCGAAGCGCTCGATCCGGCTTCACGCGGCAAGGTCTATCCGCTCGGCAAGTGGGAAGCGGATTTCGACGTCGCCGATCCGCACGGCGGTGCGGAAACCGCTTATAGGGAGAGTCTCGTGCTCATCGAACATCTGGTCATGGGATGGCTGAAGAAAATATGCTGA
- a CDS encoding polysaccharide biosynthesis/export family protein: protein MLMKKLAAHSFANGKSTNFKSTLAATLLLTSFLSACATAPGNYLDTSRLKDDGQHDSQPAETYPVHLIDAAVVTAQAQAAAAKTQVLPPSNLSDPSQYVYRLSPQDILGITVWDHPELTTPQGSTLSAGGNTTQSIGGALQQPYTAALPGQADPYGQTIAADGTIFFPFVGRIRAAGKTVGEVRDQLSTGLVRYIRNPQVDVRVLSYRGQKVQVTGEVKTPGPLAMSDVPLTLVDAITRSGGTNADADIQRVRLTRNNKLYVLDADRMLDRGDTTQNVMLQNGDVINVPDRTDSRVFVMGEVKTPIQLPIIRGRMTIADALTQGGGILDTDANPRQIYVMRGMKDHPTTPDVYRLDMTQPDAIMLSSQFQLQPLDVVYVGTAASTTFNRVLQQVLPSVQTLFYLKQLTR, encoded by the coding sequence ATGCTGATGAAAAAACTCGCTGCACACTCATTCGCGAACGGCAAGTCCACGAATTTCAAGTCGACGCTCGCCGCCACGCTTTTGCTGACGTCCTTTCTGTCGGCCTGCGCCACCGCACCTGGCAATTACCTCGATACGTCCCGTCTGAAAGACGACGGCCAGCACGACAGCCAGCCCGCCGAGACCTATCCGGTTCATCTGATCGATGCCGCCGTCGTGACCGCGCAGGCGCAAGCCGCCGCCGCAAAGACGCAAGTGCTGCCGCCGTCGAACCTGAGCGACCCGTCGCAGTACGTGTACCGGCTCTCGCCGCAGGACATTCTCGGCATCACCGTGTGGGACCACCCTGAATTGACCACGCCGCAGGGCAGCACGCTGTCGGCGGGCGGCAACACCACGCAGTCGATCGGCGGCGCCTTGCAGCAGCCGTACACGGCCGCGCTGCCGGGCCAGGCCGATCCGTACGGCCAGACCATCGCCGCCGACGGCACGATCTTTTTCCCGTTCGTCGGCCGTATCAGGGCCGCCGGCAAAACCGTCGGCGAGGTGCGCGACCAGTTGAGCACCGGCCTCGTGCGCTATATCCGCAATCCGCAGGTCGACGTGCGCGTGCTGTCGTATCGCGGCCAGAAGGTGCAGGTGACCGGCGAAGTGAAGACGCCGGGCCCGCTCGCGATGAGCGACGTGCCGCTCACGCTGGTCGACGCGATCACGCGCTCGGGCGGCACGAACGCCGACGCCGACATTCAGCGCGTGCGTCTCACGCGCAACAACAAACTCTACGTGCTCGACGCCGACCGCATGCTCGATCGCGGCGACACCACGCAGAACGTGATGCTGCAAAACGGCGACGTGATCAACGTGCCGGACCGCACCGACAGCCGCGTCTTCGTGATGGGCGAGGTGAAGACGCCGATCCAGTTGCCGATCATCAGAGGCCGCATGACGATCGCCGACGCGCTGACGCAAGGCGGCGGCATTCTCGACACCGACGCCAATCCGCGCCAGATCTACGTGATGCGCGGCATGAAGGATCACCCGACCACGCCGGACGTGTATCGCCTCGACATGACGCAGCCGGACGCCATCATGCTGTCCTCGCAGTTCCAGTTGCAGCCGCTGGATGTCGTGTATGTGGGCACCGCCGCGTCGACCACCTTCAACCGTGTGTTGCAGCAGGTGTTGCCGAGTGTGCAGACGTTGTTCTATCTGAAACAGCTGACGCGTTGA
- a CDS encoding polysaccharide biosynthesis tyrosine autokinase: MAGPIKTEEEDVVLGQLVQVILDDIWWLIAIAAVIVGIAGAYCFLAKPIYSADAHVRVEQSDNTSQALTQTQTGAAITTGSTSLPTDAEIEIIKSRGVVGPVVQQLKLNFSVTPKTLPLLGSIAARMATPGQPARPWLGLSSYAWGGEEADVDSIDVIPALEGQKLTMKVIDDQHYSLYAENGSLLLHGLVGQQEQGGGVTITVNKLVARPGEEFTVMRANDLDAISAFQSAITVQEQGKQTGVIQISLEDKSPEHAALVANALAQSYVRQHVLNKQADASKMLDFLKSEEPRLKSDLERAEAALTAYQRQSGSINASDEAKVYLEGSVQYEQQIAGLRLQMAQLTERYGDDHPMLVAAREQMAELQAQRAKYADRFRDLPATEVKAVQLQRDAKVAEDIYVLLLNRVQELSVQKAGTGGNVHIVDAALRPGAPVKPKKALILSAAVILGLIAGTGFVFLRRNMFKGIDDPDHIERAFHLPVFGLVPLSAEQGVLEASFQRGGERLRSVLANARPKDVTVESLRSLRTSMQFTLMDAKNRIVMLTGPMAGVGKSFLTVNLAVLLANSGKRVLMIDGDMRRGVLERYLGGAPDNGLSELLSGQISLEEAIRNSQVDGLSFISCGRRPPNPSELLMSPRLPQYLEGLAKRYDVIMIDTPPVLAVTDASIIGAYAGSTFFVMRSGVHSEGEIADALKRLRAAGVHVQGGIFNGMPPRSRGGYDRGYAAVQEYLST; encoded by the coding sequence ATGGCTGGTCCGATCAAGACCGAAGAAGAGGACGTCGTCCTCGGACAACTGGTGCAGGTGATCCTCGACGACATCTGGTGGCTCATCGCCATCGCCGCCGTGATCGTCGGGATCGCCGGCGCCTATTGTTTTCTCGCCAAGCCGATCTATTCGGCCGATGCGCATGTGCGGGTCGAGCAATCCGACAACACGTCGCAGGCGCTCACGCAGACGCAGACCGGCGCGGCCATCACCACCGGCTCGACCTCGCTGCCGACCGACGCCGAGATCGAAATCATCAAGAGCCGCGGCGTGGTCGGCCCGGTCGTGCAGCAACTGAAGCTGAACTTCAGCGTCACGCCGAAGACGTTGCCGCTTCTCGGCAGCATCGCCGCGCGCATGGCGACGCCGGGTCAGCCGGCGCGTCCGTGGCTGGGTCTGTCGTCGTATGCATGGGGCGGTGAAGAGGCCGACGTCGATTCGATCGACGTGATCCCCGCGCTGGAAGGTCAGAAGCTGACCATGAAGGTGATCGACGACCAGCACTACAGCCTGTACGCCGAAAACGGCTCGCTGCTGCTGCACGGCCTCGTCGGCCAGCAGGAGCAGGGCGGCGGCGTGACCATCACGGTCAACAAACTGGTGGCGCGCCCGGGCGAGGAATTCACGGTGATGCGCGCCAACGACCTCGACGCGATCTCCGCGTTCCAGTCGGCCATCACGGTGCAGGAGCAGGGCAAGCAGACCGGCGTGATCCAGATCTCGCTGGAAGACAAGAGCCCCGAACATGCCGCGCTGGTCGCCAACGCGCTCGCGCAGTCGTATGTGCGCCAGCACGTGCTGAACAAGCAGGCCGACGCCAGCAAGATGCTCGACTTCCTCAAGAGCGAGGAGCCGCGCCTGAAGTCCGATCTGGAACGCGCCGAGGCCGCCCTGACCGCGTATCAACGCCAGTCCGGTTCGATCAACGCGAGCGACGAGGCCAAGGTGTACCTTGAAGGCAGCGTGCAGTACGAGCAGCAGATCGCCGGTTTGCGCCTGCAGATGGCGCAGCTCACCGAGCGTTACGGCGACGACCATCCGATGCTGGTGGCCGCGCGCGAGCAGATGGCCGAATTGCAGGCGCAGCGCGCCAAATACGCCGACCGCTTCCGCGATCTGCCGGCCACTGAAGTGAAGGCGGTGCAGTTGCAGCGCGACGCCAAGGTGGCGGAAGACATCTACGTGCTGCTGCTCAACCGCGTGCAGGAACTGTCCGTGCAGAAGGCCGGCACCGGTGGCAACGTGCATATCGTCGACGCCGCGCTGCGTCCGGGCGCGCCGGTCAAGCCGAAGAAGGCGCTGATCCTGTCGGCGGCGGTGATTCTCGGGCTGATCGCGGGCACTGGCTTCGTGTTCCTGCGCCGCAATATGTTCAAGGGTATCGACGACCCCGATCACATCGAGCGCGCGTTCCATCTGCCGGTGTTCGGCCTCGTGCCGCTCTCCGCCGAGCAGGGCGTGCTCGAAGCCAGCTTCCAGCGCGGCGGCGAACGTCTGCGCTCGGTGCTGGCGAATGCGCGGCCGAAGGACGTCACGGTCGAAAGCCTGCGTAGTCTGCGCACCTCCATGCAGTTCACGTTGATGGACGCGAAGAACCGCATCGTCATGCTGACGGGTCCGATGGCGGGCGTCGGCAAGAGCTTCCTGACGGTCAACCTCGCGGTGCTGCTCGCGAATTCCGGCAAACGTGTGCTGATGATCGACGGCGACATGCGCCGCGGCGTGCTCGAACGCTATCTGGGCGGCGCGCCGGATAACGGCCTGTCCGAATTGCTGAGCGGCCAGATCTCGCTGGAAGAAGCGATCCGCAATTCGCAGGTCGACGGCCTGAGCTTCATTTCGTGCGGCCGCCGTCCGCCGAATCCGTCGGAACTGCTGATGTCGCCGCGTCTGCCGCAGTACCTCGAAGGCCTCGCCAAGCGCTACGACGTGATCATGATCGACACGCCGCCGGTGCTGGCCGTGACCGATGCGTCGATCATCGGCGCGTATGCCGGTTCGACCTTCTTCGTGATGCGCTCGGGGGTGCACAGCGAAGGCGAGATCGCCGATGCGTTGAAGCGTCTGCGCGCGGCCGGCGTACACGTGCAGGGCGGTATTTTCAACGGCATGCCGCCCCGCTCGCGCGGCGGCTACGACCGTGGCTACGCGGCGGTGCAGGAATATTTGAGCACCTGA
- a CDS encoding glycosyltransferase family 2 protein, producing MKVTVLVPTYRRPADLARCLAALQRQSRRPDEVVVVARADDEATHACLRDPAVPGALPLTVALVEVPGQVAALNRGLDAARGDVIAITDDDAAPHADWVERIAAAFDGDARLGALGGRDWVHEKGRVLDGERPLVGKVTAHGKIIGNHHLGVGGAREVDILKGANMSYRRDAVRTIRFDARLRGAGAQVHNDMAFSLAVKNAGWKLMYDPRVAVDHFPAERFDDDRRDAQTMAALRNAAFNFHLILRDQLPPLHRETAWWWWTLVGTRVYPGLTHAALALLSKKAGLKLTRWRAVRGGAHEARRALSRAA from the coding sequence ATGAAAGTGACGGTACTGGTTCCGACTTACCGCCGCCCGGCCGATCTGGCGCGCTGCCTGGCAGCCCTGCAACGGCAGTCGCGGCGGCCTGACGAAGTGGTGGTGGTGGCGCGCGCCGACGACGAAGCGACCCACGCGTGCCTGCGCGATCCGGCCGTGCCGGGCGCGCTGCCGCTCACGGTGGCGCTGGTCGAGGTGCCCGGCCAGGTCGCGGCCCTGAATCGCGGTCTGGACGCGGCCCGCGGCGACGTGATCGCGATCACCGATGACGACGCCGCGCCGCACGCCGACTGGGTCGAGCGCATCGCGGCCGCCTTCGATGGCGACGCGCGCCTCGGCGCCCTCGGCGGACGCGACTGGGTGCATGAAAAAGGCCGCGTGCTGGACGGCGAGCGGCCGCTGGTGGGCAAGGTCACGGCGCACGGCAAGATCATCGGCAATCATCATCTGGGTGTCGGCGGCGCGCGCGAAGTCGACATTCTGAAGGGCGCCAACATGAGCTACCGCCGCGATGCGGTGCGCACCATCCGCTTCGACGCGCGCCTGCGCGGCGCCGGCGCGCAGGTCCACAACGACATGGCTTTCAGCCTCGCCGTGAAGAACGCCGGCTGGAAGCTGATGTACGACCCGCGCGTGGCGGTCGATCATTTCCCCGCCGAGCGTTTCGACGACGACCGGCGCGACGCGCAAACCATGGCCGCCTTGCGCAATGCCGCGTTCAATTTCCATCTGATCCTGCGCGACCAGTTGCCGCCGCTGCATCGCGAAACCGCCTGGTGGTGGTGGACGCTGGTCGGCACGCGGGTCTATCCGGGCCTCACGCACGCGGCGCTCGCGCTGCTCTCGAAGAAGGCCGGCCTGAAGCTGACACGCTGGCGCGCCGTGCGCGGCGGCGCACACGAGGCGCGTCGCGCGCTGTCACGCGCCGCGTGA